The following are encoded together in the Chiroxiphia lanceolata isolate bChiLan1 chromosome 8, bChiLan1.pri, whole genome shotgun sequence genome:
- the PDLIM1 gene encoding PDZ and LIM domain protein 1 isoform X2 → MAWSIWFYPSLISFFFPFFLLRIFPSIPQCNLQMNPQTNTTFTARVNTWGRSRPLPVGAMRAPVASVYNPLQAQSSGSPQRRHSTSSVPSQVRVGPEQLKHAAQVCPNSPVEVEVPGLKVLHRQFNSPLQLYSQSNIMDTLQGQISSVSPDFPSLDQHSQPPGSSAIGRESEVYKMLQENQESNEPPRQSASFLVLQEILESEEKGDPTKPSGFRSVKAPTTKVASSIGNAQKLPMCEKCGSGIVGMFVKIRDKQRHPECYVCSDCGTNLKQKGHFFVEDQIYCEKHARERVVPPEGYEVVTVFPK, encoded by the exons ATGGCTTGGAGTATTTGGTTTTATccttcattaatttctttcttctttcctttcttcctcctgcgCATTTTTCCCTCAATTCCACAATGTAATCTCCAAATgaacccccaaacaaacacaacttTCACTGCCCGTGTGAACACGTGGGGCCGTAGCCGCCCACTGCCAGTGGGTGCCATGCGGGCTCCCGTCGCCTCCGTCTATAACcctctgcaggcacagagctCCGGGTCACCGCAGCGGAGGCACAGCAcctcctctgtccccagccaggtCCGAGTGGGGCCTGAGCAGCTGAAGCACGCGGCCCAGGTCTGCCCCAACAGCCCTGTGGAAGTGGAGGTGCCAGGACTCAAAGTGCTGCACAGGCAGTTCAATTCTCCCTTGCAGCTCTATTCGCAGAGCAACATCATGGACACCCTGCAGGGGCAAATCTCTTCTGTTAGCCCTGATTTCCCCAG TTTAGATCAGCATAGTCAGCCCCCAGGCAGCAGTGCCATAGGCAGAGAATCTGAGGTTTACAAGATGCTTCAGGAGAATCAAGAGTCAAATGAGCCACCCAGACAGTCTGCCTCATTCCTTGTGTTGCAAGAGATCTTGGAGTCAGAAGAGAAAG GAGACCCTACCAAACCATCTGGATTTAGGAGTGTCAAAGCCCCCACCACAAAGGTGGCCTCATCGATTGGGAATGCCCAGAAGCTGCCCATGTGTGAGAAGTGTGGATCTGGCATTGT AGGGATGTTTGTGAAGATCCGAGACAAGCAACGTCACCCCGAGTGCTACGTGTGCAGTGACTGTGGCACCAATCTCAAGCAGAAAGGACACTTCTTCGTGGAAGACCAAATCTACTGTGAGAAGCACGCGCGGGAGCGGGTGGTTCCTCCAGAGGGCTACGAGGTGGTCACTGTCTTCCCAAAGTAA